In Alkalimarinus alittae, the DNA window ACTTGCTGCCCCATACTGATAAATGCACTGTGATTTCTAGCCATAATCGAGTAGCGGTAAATAGCCCAGACCTCTCGCTCATTTACGGGTACAGCAATACGGCCGTGCAACCCCCTTTCGTTGCGTTTCAACAACATTTGTAATTGATCTTTTAGCGGCTCTTGCAAACGAGCAGGCCATATTACTGTACCCTCATAGACATTCTGATACTCAGGCGTCGCAATATCCCTCAGGCGCATTTCAGCAATGAGTTGATTAAGTCTTACAACGAGTGCCTCTTCATGACTCACCCAGTGCGCAGGCAACCGTCTTTCTCTGCTAGTTTGATCATTAATCAACCCAGACAGCAGTCTCATTTGTTCTGTCAGTAGCTCATCATCAAGAAAGCCCGCATCAAGGTCCCAAATTTGATTCATCATCCATCCCTTTTTATCATTCTAATGTCTACAGCAATCCACAAGCTAAACAGATGCATCATTCTAAATATTATATTTTTTCTAGACACTCAATTTCTATAAAATCTTGGCTATTTGCTTATCATGTACTGATTTGAGCAAGGCTACGGCAAATATAGCGCCTATTAAAGCTAATAGCATATCTGACTGGGTATCCCAAACAAAGCCTTGCGTGCCCAAAAACGACTCCGCAGCCTCATCAGAGAGCAATGCAACCCACCACTCTATCAGCTCGTAAAAAGCACTGATTGCAAGGCAAATAGATACAACGATAAATCCTAACCAAGCAGGCTTATTAATCACCTCCTGTCGTATCAAAATCTCTCTGGCAATGATTGCAGGTACAAAGCCCTGAGCAAAATGCCCCACTTTGTCGTAATTATTTCGAGTTCCACCAAAGCACTCAGAGAGCCAATCAAATAGCGGCACTTCGGCATAAGTGTAATGCCCTCCCACCATCAAAATAACACAGTGAACCAATATCAATCCGCTACAGAGTCGGGTTAACGGAAACTTTTTATAGCTCGCCCCTATTATCACAATGGCGATTAATGCAGGCAGTACTTCTAAAAACCAGGTGTAATAATCTTTAGGTGAGATCGCCGACCAAACAAAAACCAGTAAAAATACCACGCCCCATGAGGCCCTGTAAGGCATATCACCTCCCTCTAATTAAACTATAAACCGAACAGTTAGTTTAAGAGTGATCTAACGTTAGTGCTAATCTTTTATAAAAAGTAATGCTAACCTTTTATTTAAACATAGGAGAAGGAATCACCTTCATGACAAATGACAGCATCAATCCAGCAAAACTAAAAAGTGAACGTCGTCGCTTTAGAAGGCACCCAGCATTAAAGCTAAAAGCCGAAGTTAAAATAAAAAAAGGGCTTTTTGGTCAATGGGTCGACGTAGAACCCCGCGATTACAGTAAGCGTGGTATGGCGATTGAAACTGAGTACGCATTTGAACCTGAACAACCTATCACCTTGAATATAACGCTTGAAATGGAAATTGGGGATATTCAAATAACAAAAATAGAAGGGATCATCAAAAATAAACTTAAGGATACCCCGACGCCACGCTACGGCGTTGAGTTTGATTACACAGCCAATCGCCACATGAAAACAACCGAAACTCAGTCACAACTAGGTCGAATTGAGGGGATTTTAGAGCGAAGCGAGAACTTACGACTGAGAATCGAAGATCGATAAACAATAATTTAGGCAAGATTTTCCCTATTTACCTATGTTTCAGCTGATTTATCACTATTAAACCAAAGTATCATGAATAATTATTTGTTTATTTTTTATCTAAGGACTAAACTTTGATATTGAAAATTGGCAGTTTAAACAAGCATTGGTTTTTTAATCATTACTTGCTGACATTTTCATCAGGATATTTTTGGGTATTTCCAAAAATTGAAAGCATAAATTAGTTCGTAAAGTTCAAGGTTATTTAGAATGTCAGAAAAGCAATCAGGAACCGTTAAGTGGTTCAACGAGTCGAAAGGTTTTGGTTTCATTCAGCGTGACAATGGTCCAGACCTATTTGTTCACTTCAGCAACATAGCTTCCGACGGGTTCCGTACTCTTCAGGAAGGTCAGGCTGTTACTTTCACTGAAGGTACAGGCCAAAAAGGCCCACAAGCTGAAAACGTATCTCCAGCTTAAGGCTCGTCTGACGTTCTGTTGATCGCTTTTTTGTTAAGAACTTTCAGTCCTTACCGACATCGTACCAGCAGACATTAGTGTCAGAATTCGTAAAAGGGGCCTTGTGCCCCTTTTACACTTTTTTAGCTCTATCTTTTTAGCTCAAACTTTTCATTTCAGCGCTTTCACTACTCGCTCATTGATACTTTAACAAGCCCCTGCTTGACACCTTTAATACTTGGATTTTCTAAATTCTTTATTGGTATTGCAACGCCGACAGTTCGCCGGATCGAATGCATGCCCACAACTTCGCTTAACGCTTTCACAACAAAACGGTGCGAATAATCTGCCGTTTGAGGCAATGGCACTATAGCAACACCTACCCCCGCCTCAACCAATGATAACGCCCACTCTTCATTATCCACTGATGCTGCAACATTAACGCTTATCTCATTTGTCCTTAAAAACTCAGTCCACTCCGCGCTGCGGTCACAGTAAACGCGTTCGATAATGCTCTGCCCATCCAAGTCATCTAGAGAAATTGGATGCTTATACGCCAACGAATTTTCAGCAGGAATAATCAAGCAGTACTGATCTTGCCAAAGCGGTATGAACACATCATCAACAGAGGCATCCCGCTCAACCGTCAAACGAATGTCTGCTTGCTCAGTTTGATGTATCAGTCGCACATCTAACAAACTATCAATACGTTTTAGTTGGCTTAATAATTCATTCAAATAAGCAAATGCAATCGACCGTGCAACTGAAACCGTTAATAGCCCGTTCTGGGCTCGGTTTTTAAACAGTGATTGAACAGAGCGAGCATGATTTAAAAGGCCTTTAGCTTCTCGGTAAAAAACATGCCCTTCCTCGGTTACTTTCACGCCTCTCGGTTGCCGAGTAAATAGCGGCACCTGCAACTCACCTTCTAATTTATTGATGGCATGAGATATAGAAGGTTGAGCCACAAAGCACGCCTCAGCCGCTGCGGTTATACTGCCTTTTTCTACCACGGCAACAAAATACCCTAAAGCCTTTAGATCCATAAAATATACCGTTTCAAAAAAGAAAATTGGGGAATTTTGGCAACTCTGCTGCCACTAACTCATCATGAGCAGGCACAATAGTGAGCGCGGGGTTTCGATTGCTTAAATCATGGATAGACTGTATTTGTGTTAAGTTTTTGTCGTCATCCCAATTAAACTGAACTAACCAGCTTAAAAAAGCAGGTCGCTCAGCATTATCAATCACACCTTTGATTGTCCAAGTGGTATCCCCGATAAAAAAGAAACGCTTTCCTGAGCTTATCGTCAGAAATATACCCACCTGGCCCGCCGAATGGCCAGATATATCAACTAACACCACGGAGCCATCGCCATATATATCGAGACTTTTCTTAAAGCCTTCATATTCATTTTCAGCTAACGCTATAAATTGCCAATTTATT includes these proteins:
- a CDS encoding PilZ domain-containing protein; its protein translation is MTNDSINPAKLKSERRRFRRHPALKLKAEVKIKKGLFGQWVDVEPRDYSKRGMAIETEYAFEPEQPITLNITLEMEIGDIQITKIEGIIKNKLKDTPTPRYGVEFDYTANRHMKTTETQSQLGRIEGILERSENLRLRIEDR
- a CDS encoding cold-shock protein: MSEKQSGTVKWFNESKGFGFIQRDNGPDLFVHFSNIASDGFRTLQEGQAVTFTEGTGQKGPQAENVSPA
- a CDS encoding LysR family transcriptional regulator, whose translation is MDLKALGYFVAVVEKGSITAAAEACFVAQPSISHAINKLEGELQVPLFTRQPRGVKVTEEGHVFYREAKGLLNHARSVQSLFKNRAQNGLLTVSVARSIAFAYLNELLSQLKRIDSLLDVRLIHQTEQADIRLTVERDASVDDVFIPLWQDQYCLIIPAENSLAYKHPISLDDLDGQSIIERVYCDRSAEWTEFLRTNEISVNVAASVDNEEWALSLVEAGVGVAIVPLPQTADYSHRFVVKALSEVVGMHSIRRTVGVAIPIKNLENPSIKGVKQGLVKVSMSE
- a CDS encoding DUF2238 domain-containing protein, translating into MPYRASWGVVFLLVFVWSAISPKDYYTWFLEVLPALIAIVIIGASYKKFPLTRLCSGLILVHCVILMVGGHYTYAEVPLFDWLSECFGGTRNNYDKVGHFAQGFVPAIIAREILIRQEVINKPAWLGFIVVSICLAISAFYELIEWWVALLSDEAAESFLGTQGFVWDTQSDMLLALIGAIFAVALLKSVHDKQIAKIL